One stretch of Cryptococcus decagattii chromosome 10, complete sequence DNA includes these proteins:
- a CDS encoding chorismate synthase — protein sequence MSSFGTLYRVHTYGESHCKSVGCIVDGVPPGLQLTEADIQTQLSRRRPGQSDITTARSEFDTVHVQSGTEHGVTLGTPIGLLVHNKDQRPHDYAETDLYPRPSHADYTYLAKYGVKASSGGGRASARETIGRVAAGAIAEKYLKEAFGVEIVAFVASVGKVALPFADEEDEVLGKEYMNLVKTVTREEVDKEITRCPHKETSKKMEETIRAAKAKDDSLGGSVTCVIRRCPLGLGEPCFDKLEAVLAHAMLSIPSTKSFEIGSGLRGSTFPGSVHNDPFVEGVDEKTGGRRLRTVTNWSGGVQGGISNGEDIYFRIGFKPPATIAQEQSTAKYDGTEGVLAAKGRHDPCVVPRAVPIVETMAALVIMDMVLQQNARLTAASLLPDLTHLPPTMVLPGKGTIQKVKEGQSVGEVQNQKVGEE from the exons ATGTCTAGCTTCGGGACTCTTTACCGAGTGCACACCTACGGCGAAAGCCATTGCAAGAGTGTCGGCTGTATCGTTGACGGCGTCCCTCCC GGACTTCAATTGACAGAAGCCGACATCCAAACGCAATTGTCTAGGAGAAGACCTGGACAGAGCGATATTACTACTGCT CGATCCGAGTTCGACACTGTTCATGTCCAGTCTGGTACCGAGCACGGTGTTACTCTTGGTACCCCTATCGGCCTTCTTGTTCACAACAAGGATCAACGACCTCACGACTACGCCGAGACTGACCTTTACCCCCGACCTTCCCACGCCGACTACACCTATCTTGCCAAGTATGGTGTCAAGGCTTCTTCTGGCGGTGGTCGTGCTTCCGCACGTGAGACTATCGGACGAGTTGCGGCTGGTGCGATCGCGGAGAAGTACTTGAAGGAGGCTTTTGGTGTCGAGATTGTCGCCTTCGTCGCCAGTGTTGGCAAGGTCGCTTTGCCTTTTGCCgacgaagaggatgaggttTTGGGCAAAGAGTACATGAACCTTGTGAAGACTGTTACTAGAGAGGAAGTTGACAAGGAGATCACCCGATGCCCTCACAAGGAGACTAGCaaaaagatggaggagacTATTCGTGCCGCCAAGGCCAAGGATGATTCTCTGGGCGGTTCCGTCACCTGTGTTATCCGACGATGTCCCCTCGGTTTGGGCGAACCCTGCTTTGACAAGCTCGAGGCTGTTCTTGCTCACGCCATGCTTTCTATCCCCTCGACCAAGTCTTTCGAAATCGGTTCCGGTCTTCGTGGATCCACTTTCCCTGGTAGTGTCCACAACGACCCTTTCGTGGAGGGCGTCGATGAGAAGACCgggggaagaaggttgaggaCTGTAACCAACTGGAGTGGCGGTGTTCAAGGAGGTATCTCCAATGGCGAAGATATCTACTTCAG GATTGGTTTCAAGCCTCCTGCAACCATCGCTCAGGAACAGTCTACTGCCAAGTACGACGGTACGGAGGGCGTACTGGCTGCCAAAGGCCGACACGATCCCTGTGTCGTTCCCCGTGCTGTCCCTATTGTGGAGACTATGGCTGCTCTGGTCATCATGGA CATGGTACTCCAACAGAATGCCCGATTGACTGCCgcttctctccttcccgACCTCACCCACTTGCCCCCTACAATGGTGCTCCCCGGAAAAGGTACCATTCAGAAGGTCAAGGAGGGCCAGAGCGTTGGAGAAGTGCAAAATCAGAAGGTTGGCGAGGAGTAA